In one window of Helianthus annuus cultivar XRQ/B chromosome 17, HanXRQr2.0-SUNRISE, whole genome shotgun sequence DNA:
- the LOC110922690 gene encoding reticulon-like protein B14 isoform X1, giving the protein MPIYSSSNSEESNNDNSLNVADIILWRNESLSVANILGFMTIWFLLEVLEYTSVSVVFYVVILCILMIFITMIVMLALLSFYGTSTEVTNWGKISMILHYCILEKCLKLFFVIGLALLTTSVIANYLISPLYLLFIYVICLGLYWYFTRSRRSII; this is encoded by the exons ATGCCGATATACTCATCTTCTAATTCCGAAGAATCTAACAATGATAACAGTCTAAACG TCGCGGATATAATATTATGGAGAAATGAAAGCTTGTCCGTGGCCAATATACTAGGGTTTATGACGATATGGTTTCTCTTAGAAGTCCTCGAGTACACCTCTGTTTCTGTTGTATTTTACGTCGTGATCCTTTGCATTTTGATGATTTTCATCACCATGATCGTGATGTTGGCTCTCTTATCCTTTTACGGGACCTCCACAGAAGTTACAAATTG GGGAAAGATCAGTATGATTCTGCATTATTGCATCCTGGAAAAATGCCTAAAGCTTTTCTTT GTGATCGGGTTAGCATTGTTGACGACTTCGGTTATCGCAAACTATTTGATCAGCCCGTTGTATCTCTTGTTTATCT ATGTTATTTGCCTTGGACTTTACTGGTATTTTACGAGAAGTAGGAGGTCGATTATCTGA
- the LOC110922690 gene encoding uncharacterized protein LOC110922690 isoform X2, with the protein MVSLRSPRVHLCFCCILRRDPLHFDDFHHHDRDVGSLILLRDLHRSYKLGKDQYDSALLHPGKMPKAFLCDRVSIVDDFGYRKLFDQPVVSLVYLCYLPWTLLVFYEK; encoded by the exons ATGGTTTCTCTTAGAAGTCCTCGAGTACACCTCTGTTTCTGTTGTATTTTACGTCGTGATCCTTTGCATTTTGATGATTTTCATCACCATGATCGTGATGTTGGCTCTCTTATCCTTTTACGGGACCTCCACAGAAGTTACAAATTG GGGAAAGATCAGTATGATTCTGCATTATTGCATCCTGGAAAAATGCCTAAAGCTTTTCTTT GTGATCGGGTTAGCATTGTTGACGACTTCGGTTATCGCAAACTATTTGATCAGCCCGTTGTATCTCTTGTTTATCT ATGTTATTTGCCTTGGACTTTACTGGTATTTTACGAGAAGTAG